From Mannheimia pernigra, one genomic window encodes:
- a CDS encoding NAD(P)H-dependent flavin oxidoreductase, with amino-acid sequence MNRISQILNIKHPIVQAPMSWLTDAHLVASVADAGGLGFLAPHAGQTTNPSSNEEVLERMRNEIHKVKALTDKPFGVPFMLSYDLSLIPLMVDLLIDESVPVVLDNGWLDPAIYAKLKTAGIKIICRLPNPNLTDALKAQKLGADILVLTGFDEGGTLPMKEVGSFSVLAEFVGKVDLPIMLAGGIGDKKAVQASLVLGAEGVWVGTAFIATTECRSHQKVKEWIVNSTANDLLLFRTEPYYYRSLPTTLAQKCFELSENGASRSEIAVVMNAGTGMRLGMLEGDFDNGYVSVGTGISQIDKIKSVQELIDELMN; translated from the coding sequence ATGAACCGCATTAGCCAAATCTTAAACATCAAACACCCCATTGTCCAAGCCCCAATGTCGTGGCTGACGGACGCTCATCTGGTGGCAAGCGTGGCGGACGCTGGCGGACTGGGCTTTTTAGCCCCACACGCAGGGCAGACGACCAACCCAAGCTCCAACGAAGAAGTTTTAGAGCGTATGCGTAACGAAATCCATAAGGTCAAAGCCTTGACCGATAAGCCCTTTGGCGTGCCGTTTATGCTGTCTTATGATTTGTCGCTCATTCCCTTAATGGTGGATTTGCTGATTGACGAGAGTGTGCCTGTGGTGCTGGACAACGGCTGGCTTGACCCTGCCATTTACGCCAAACTCAAAACTGCGGGCATCAAAATCATCTGCCGTCTGCCCAATCCCAATTTGACCGATGCCCTAAAAGCCCAAAAACTTGGGGCGGATATTTTGGTTTTGACAGGCTTTGACGAAGGCGGAACTTTGCCGATGAAAGAAGTGGGCAGTTTTAGCGTTTTGGCAGAGTTTGTCGGTAAGGTGGATTTGCCCATAATGCTTGCAGGGGGCATTGGCGACAAAAAAGCGGTGCAAGCAAGTTTGGTACTAGGGGCAGAAGGTGTGTGGGTTGGCACAGCGTTTATCGCCACAACCGAGTGCCGAAGCCATCAAAAAGTCAAAGAATGGATTGTCAATTCAACGGCTAATGATTTGTTATTGTTTCGCACCGAGCCGTATTATTACCGCTCATTGCCAACCACACTTGCCCAAAAATGCTTTGAACTTAGTGAAAATGGGGCGAGCCGTAGCGAGATTGCAGTCGTTATGAATGCAGGCACGGGAATGCGTTTGGGTATGCTAGAAGGCGATTTTGATAATGGCTATGTGTCGGTGGGTACAGGCATATCACAAATTGACAAAATCAAAAGCGTACAAGAATTGATTGATGAATTGATGAATTGA
- a CDS encoding DUF305 domain-containing protein encodes MKMFKNRAVQLSALALILATLTACADGKNEVPTHSMVGDNNHTQTTHDSPNNQNGHAEMNHANMNHSAMAMDTQNAPPHTQAYLAMMNKMGDEMSKAGNLADADTAFAKGMIPHHIGAVEMAKVQLEYGKDETMRKLAQAIIDGQQAEIDLMNGWLNGKDTTTQNANAPHAKAYALDNSHSEMMTAIYETDPDVAFAKAMIPHHKGAVNMAKVQLEYGKDKAMQDLAKQIINAQEPEIKLMEDWLKQ; translated from the coding sequence ATGAAAATGTTTAAAAACCGTGCCGTACAATTATCTGCCCTTGCCCTTATTTTGGCGACTTTAACCGCTTGTGCCGACGGCAAAAACGAAGTGCCGACGCACTCGATGGTAGGCGACAATAACCACACCCAAACCACCCACGACAGCCCAAATAACCAAAACGGGCACGCAGAGATGAACCACGCTAATATGAACCACTCTGCTATGGCGATGGACACTCAAAATGCTCCGCCCCATACCCAAGCCTATCTTGCAATGATGAACAAGATGGGCGATGAGATGAGCAAAGCGGGCAATCTTGCCGATGCTGATACTGCTTTTGCCAAAGGTATGATTCCGCACCATATCGGAGCAGTTGAGATGGCAAAAGTACAGCTTGAATATGGTAAAGATGAAACAATGAGAAAACTTGCCCAAGCGATTATTGATGGGCAACAAGCCGAAATTGACTTGATGAATGGCTGGCTGAATGGCAAAGACACGACCACCCAAAACGCCAACGCCCCACACGCCAAAGCCTATGCCTTGGACAATTCACACAGCGAAATGATGACGGCAATTTATGAGACCGACCCTGATGTCGCCTTTGCCAAAGCGATGATTCCCCACCACAAGGGAGCGGTCAATATGGCAAAAGTGCAATTAGAATACGGCAAAGATAAAGCAATGCAAGATTTAGCAAAGCAAATCATCAATGCCCAAGAGCCTGAAATTAAGCTGATGGAAGATTGGCTAAAACAGTAG
- the tetR(H) gene encoding tetracycline resistance transcriptional repressor TetR(H) yields MAKLDKEQVIDNALILLNEVGIEGLTTRKLAQKIGVEQPTLYWHVKNKRALLDALAETILQKHHHHVLPLPNETWQDFLRNNAKSFRQALLMYRDGGKIHAGTRPSESQFETSEQQLQFLCDAGFSLSQAVYALSSIAHFTLGSVLETQEHQESQKEREKVETDTVAYPPLLTQAVAIMDSDNGDAAFLFVLDVMISGLETVLKSAK; encoded by the coding sequence ATGGCAAAGCTAGATAAAGAACAAGTTATTGATAATGCGTTGATTTTACTTAATGAAGTTGGTATTGAAGGATTAACAACGCGTAAGCTGGCGCAAAAAATAGGTGTGGAACAACCCACATTGTATTGGCATGTAAAAAATAAACGCGCTTTGTTAGATGCATTAGCAGAAACTATTTTGCAAAAGCACCATCATCATGTTTTGCCATTGCCGAATGAAACATGGCAGGACTTTTTGCGAAATAACGCGAAAAGCTTCCGCCAAGCCTTATTAATGTATCGTGATGGTGGCAAAATTCATGCGGGAACACGCCCCTCTGAAAGTCAATTTGAGACATCAGAACAGCAACTACAGTTTTTGTGTGATGCTGGGTTTAGTCTATCTCAAGCCGTGTATGCATTAAGCTCTATTGCGCATTTTACATTAGGCTCCGTACTGGAAACTCAAGAGCATCAAGAAAGCCAAAAAGAGCGTGAAAAAGTAGAGACGGATACTGTTGCCTATCCGCCATTATTAACCCAAGCCGTTGCAATTATGGATAGTGATAATGGTGATGCTGCATTTTTGTTTGTCCTTGATGTGATGATCTCTGGACTTGAAACAGTATTAAAGAGCGCTAAATAA
- the tet(H) gene encoding tetracycline efflux MFS transporter Tet(H): MNKSIIIILLITVLDAIGIGLIMPVLPTLLNEFVSENSLATHYGVLLALYATMQVIFAPILGRLSDKYGRKPILLFSLLGAALDYLLMAFSTTLWMLYIGRIIAGITGATGAVCASAMSDVTPAKNRTRYFGFLGGAFGVGLIIGPMLGGLLGDISAHMPFIFAAISHSILLILSLLFFRETQKREALVANRTPENQTASNTVTVFFKKSLYFWLATYFIIQLIGQIPATIWVLFTQYRFDWNTTSIGMSLAVLGVLHIFFQAIVAGKLAQKWGEKTTIMISMSIDMMGCLLLAWIGHVWVILPALICLAAGGMGQPALQGYLSKSVDDNAQGKLQGTLVSLTNITGIIGPLLFAFIYSYSVAYWDGLLWLMGAILYAMLLITAYFHQRKTTPKAVISTP, from the coding sequence ATGAATAAATCAATTATTATTATACTGCTGATCACCGTATTAGATGCCATTGGTATCGGGCTTATCATGCCAGTACTCCCTACTCTATTAAATGAATTTGTCAGTGAAAATTCACTGGCAACCCATTACGGTGTGCTATTAGCGCTCTATGCTACCATGCAGGTTATTTTTGCTCCTATTCTAGGACGACTGTCTGATAAATACGGCAGAAAACCCATCTTGCTGTTTTCCCTTTTAGGCGCGGCACTCGACTATCTTTTAATGGCATTCTCAACCACACTTTGGATGCTCTATATTGGGCGCATCATTGCGGGGATCACAGGCGCAACAGGTGCCGTATGTGCATCAGCGATGAGTGATGTGACTCCCGCTAAAAATCGAACTCGCTATTTTGGTTTCTTAGGTGGTGCTTTTGGTGTTGGCCTTATTATCGGCCCAATGCTAGGGGGATTATTAGGTGATATCAGTGCTCATATGCCATTTATTTTTGCCGCTATTTCACACTCGATATTATTAATACTCTCTTTGCTCTTTTTCCGAGAAACACAAAAAAGAGAAGCGCTTGTTGCCAATAGGACACCTGAAAACCAAACTGCCTCAAATACAGTCACTGTTTTTTTTAAGAAAAGCCTCTACTTTTGGTTAGCAACCTATTTTATTATCCAGCTTATCGGGCAAATTCCTGCCACCATCTGGGTGCTGTTTACACAATATCGTTTTGATTGGAACACAACTTCTATCGGTATGTCTTTGGCGGTTCTGGGTGTATTACATATTTTCTTTCAGGCGATTGTCGCTGGGAAATTGGCACAAAAATGGGGCGAAAAAACCACCATTATGATCAGTATGTCTATTGATATGATGGGCTGTTTATTATTAGCGTGGATAGGCCACGTTTGGGTCATCTTACCAGCATTAATTTGCTTAGCGGCAGGAGGTATGGGGCAACCCGCATTACAAGGTTATTTATCAAAATCTGTCGATGATAATGCGCAAGGGAAATTACAAGGTACTCTGGTGAGCCTAACCAATATTACCGGGATCATTGGTCCCCTTTTATTTGCCTTTATTTATAGTTATAGCGTCGCTTATTGGGATGGTCTGTTATGGCTGATGGGGGCAATACTTTATGCTATGTTGCTTATTACCGCTTATTTTCACCAAAGAAAAACCACACCTAAAGCTGTTATTTCAACCCCTTAA
- a CDS encoding DMT family transporter, producing the protein MHWSVFLAIAIVCEVFGSTMLKLSQGFSKPLPSIGFVLGFGLAFYLLSLALKSIPLGMAYAIWSGVGLVLTAIVGVVVFGEKVDFWGIASIGLILAGVIMMNTLSKMGGH; encoded by the coding sequence ATGCATTGGTCTGTTTTTTTGGCGATTGCCATTGTTTGCGAAGTATTTGGCTCTACGATGCTAAAATTATCACAAGGGTTTAGTAAGCCTTTGCCGAGTATTGGTTTTGTGCTGGGTTTTGGCTTGGCGTTTTATTTGCTGTCATTGGCGTTAAAAAGCATTCCTTTGGGAATGGCGTATGCGATTTGGTCTGGCGTGGGCTTGGTTTTGACGGCGATTGTGGGCGTGGTGGTGTTTGGCGAAAAGGTCGATTTTTGGGGAATTGCGAGCATTGGCTTGATTTTGGCAGGTGTGATAATGATGAATACGCTGTCCAAAATGGGTGGGCATTAA
- a CDS encoding MarR family transcriptional regulator, translating to MTTFNHSPNLLEQIGDVCTQVNLSYAVFAKNHQMNANELAIFYTLWTQEQATQKYIADKYHLAKQTINSLCKRLETDGFIASDVKENNKREKVISLTDKGKAFARPIIAPLLRQEGQVIDEFGIERLVFLLNEMNALQKMLAQRLEN from the coding sequence ATGACAACTTTTAACCATTCCCCCAATCTGTTGGAACAAATTGGCGATGTTTGCACGCAGGTCAATTTAAGTTATGCAGTTTTTGCCAAAAATCATCAGATGAACGCCAATGAACTTGCCATATTTTATACACTCTGGACGCAAGAACAAGCCACGCAAAAATACATTGCCGACAAATATCATCTTGCCAAACAAACCATTAACAGCTTGTGCAAACGCCTTGAAACGGACGGTTTCATCGCAAGCGATGTCAAAGAAAATAACAAACGAGAAAAAGTCATTTCTTTGACCGATAAAGGCAAAGCGTTTGCCCGCCCGATTATCGCCCCTTTATTAAGGCAGGAAGGGCAAGTGATTGATGAATTTGGCATTGAACGACTTGTATTTTTGCTCAATGAAATGAATGCGTTGCAAAAAATGCTGGCACAGCGTTTGGAAAATTAA
- a CDS encoding cation diffusion facilitator family transporter encodes MACQNCCTSNQPIHQSPKYKKALWIVLILNLSMFFVEIVMGVKSGSTSLLSDSLDFLGDSANYLISLIVLPMALSYRAKASMVKGLTMGGFGLFILMTTIYRVFYGEMPSSSEMSIVGFLALLVNVSAVLILLKFRDGDSNVRSVWVCSRNDAIGNVAVILAGMAVYFFQSKYPDLIVAFVLAFLALQASQEIIKRAWAELKVS; translated from the coding sequence ATGGCGTGCCAAAATTGTTGCACTTCAAATCAGCCCATTCATCAATCGCCCAAGTACAAAAAAGCCTTGTGGATTGTCTTGATATTAAATTTATCAATGTTTTTTGTGGAAATTGTGATGGGGGTTAAATCGGGTTCAACTTCGCTGTTGTCGGACAGTTTGGATTTCTTGGGCGACAGTGCCAATTATTTGATAAGTTTGATTGTTTTGCCAATGGCGTTAAGTTACCGAGCCAAAGCATCTATGGTTAAGGGGCTAACGATGGGCGGTTTTGGTTTATTTATTTTAATGACGACCATTTATCGTGTGTTTTATGGGGAAATGCCCAGTTCTTCTGAAATGAGCATTGTGGGATTTTTGGCGTTATTGGTCAATGTGTCGGCAGTGTTGATATTATTAAAATTTCGTGATGGCGACAGCAATGTCCGCAGTGTGTGGGTGTGTTCCCGAAACGATGCGATTGGTAATGTGGCGGTAATTTTGGCGGGTATGGCAGTTTATTTTTTTCAATCAAAATATCCTGATTTAATTGTGGCGTTTGTTTTGGCATTTTTGGCATTACAAGCCAGTCAAGAAATCATCAAAAGGGCTTGGGCGGAATTAAAAGTCAGTTGA
- a CDS encoding Cd(II)/Pb(II)-responsive transcriptional regulator: MSKFFKIKQASEQTGVHLETIRYYEKQGLIAPTHQQNGYRVFDEQTLAQLRFIKACRNIGFSLNDIKTLLQLQQTPNKQCNEINALAEQHLAYLDEQIKELQQVKTFLMQFVGCENKTVDKCQIIQGIKEKE, from the coding sequence ATGTCAAAATTTTTTAAAATAAAACAAGCCAGTGAACAAACAGGCGTGCATTTGGAAACCATTCGTTATTATGAAAAACAAGGCTTAATCGCCCCCACACATCAACAAAATGGCTATCGTGTGTTTGACGAACAAACCCTTGCTCAATTACGCTTTATTAAAGCCTGTCGCAATATCGGTTTTTCTTTAAATGACATCAAAACGCTGTTGCAATTACAACAAACGCCTAACAAACAATGCAATGAAATCAATGCACTTGCCGAACAACATTTGGCATATTTGGACGAACAAATTAAAGAATTACAACAAGTTAAAACTTTTTTAATGCAATTTGTGGGTTGTGAAAATAAAACGGTTGATAAGTGTCAGATTATTCAAGGTATTAAAGAAAAAGAATAG
- a CDS encoding LysR family transcriptional regulator, which translates to MNLNTLHLFVAIVQTGSLSKASERTGVPIATISRQISELEKSLQIQLFDRQKSGVKPTMAGQKLYDEVHLSIDNLLNAKQVLLDDEKNLKGVLRISAPPAFEPSLWWIGKFQQQFAHIHIHCTLTERYLDLANDGIDVAFRIGDLHGDDFIAKKVLTLGTKWVASPDLLARLGTPKTISDLANYPIASWAKNGESEMVIQMNKEKIALPIAFASNDSYAVEYMILQGLYIGQMSAVTADKWIAKKRLVEILPQFDAPTFEVFMLYAAHRYRSAIVKAFVEFVLDEIQTD; encoded by the coding sequence ATGAATCTCAACACCCTACATCTATTTGTTGCCATTGTCCAAACAGGCTCGCTTTCCAAAGCGTCCGAACGCACAGGCGTACCGATTGCCACCATCAGCCGTCAAATCAGTGAGCTTGAAAAATCCTTGCAAATTCAACTGTTTGACCGCCAAAAATCAGGCGTTAAGCCCACAATGGCAGGGCAAAAACTCTATGACGAAGTGCATTTGTCTATTGACAATTTATTAAATGCCAAACAAGTGCTTCTTGACGATGAGAAAAATTTAAAAGGCGTGTTACGCATTTCAGCACCGCCTGCTTTTGAGCCTTCGCTTTGGTGGATTGGCAAATTTCAACAGCAATTTGCCCACATTCACATTCATTGTACGCTGACCGAACGCTATTTGGATTTGGCAAATGACGGTATTGATGTGGCGTTTCGCATTGGCGACTTGCACGGCGATGATTTTATTGCCAAAAAAGTATTGACGCTTGGCACCAAATGGGTGGCAAGTCCTGATTTATTGGCACGACTTGGCACACCAAAAACCATATCCGATTTGGCAAATTATCCCATTGCCAGTTGGGCAAAAAATGGCGAAAGCGAAATGGTCATTCAAATGAACAAAGAAAAAATTGCCTTGCCGATAGCATTTGCCAGCAATGACAGCTATGCGGTGGAATATATGATTTTGCAAGGCTTATATATTGGACAAATGTCTGCTGTTACCGCTGATAAATGGATAGCCAAAAAGCGTTTGGTGGAGATTTTGCCCCAATTTGATGCCCCTACTTTTGAAGTGTTTATGTTATACGCTGCTCATCGTTATCGCTCTGCCATTGTCAAAGCCTTTGTGGAATTTGTATTGGATGAAATTCAGACTGACTGA
- a CDS encoding SulP family inorganic anion transporter, translating into MKHFSQNWLANPRADILSGLSVALALIPEAIAFSIIAGVSPQVGLYASFCIAIVIAFFGGRPAMISAATGAMALVLASLVKNHGVDYMLAATLLTGMIQIVAGWMKLGSLMRFISQAVMIGFINALAILIFLAQLPELNPNLAGVSWQTYALTALGLLVVYGFGYLPKIGKLIPSPLATVVLVTLVAVGLGFDVRTVGDMGQLPDSLPAFLLPNVPFNLNTLWIILPYSLSLAAVGLLESLLTANLLDEMTESDSNKNQECQGQGIANIVSGLFGGMAGCAMIGQSVINIKSGGRTRLSTLMAGIFLLILVVFLGDWIKIIPMPALVAIMIMVALSTFKWQSIKELKTHPLGFNVVMITTVAIVVYSHNLALGVFFGVLLSALFFANKIGRYMKVLNLPTADESDLAYGVTGQVFFASTDDFIASFDFDKKTVKTVSIDVSLAHFWDISAVSALDKVVTRYKKQGASVQVFGLNEASKTLVDNFGKSDKDDVDILDTH; encoded by the coding sequence ATTAAACATTTCTCGCAAAACTGGCTTGCCAATCCTAGAGCAGATATTTTATCAGGACTTTCGGTGGCGTTGGCGTTGATTCCAGAAGCTATTGCTTTTTCTATCATTGCAGGGGTTTCGCCACAGGTGGGCTTGTATGCGTCTTTTTGCATTGCCATTGTGATTGCCTTTTTTGGCGGTCGCCCTGCGATGATTAGTGCCGCTACAGGGGCAATGGCATTAGTGCTGGCAAGTCTGGTTAAAAATCACGGTGTGGACTATATGCTTGCCGCTACACTTTTAACAGGCATGATTCAGATTGTAGCAGGCTGGATGAAACTAGGCAGTTTGATGCGGTTTATCTCGCAGGCGGTGATGATTGGTTTTATCAATGCTTTAGCGATTTTGATTTTTTTGGCACAGTTGCCCGAATTAAACCCCAATTTAGCAGGCGTGTCGTGGCAAACTTACGCCTTAACCGCCTTGGGGTTGTTAGTGGTGTATGGTTTTGGTTATTTACCCAAAATTGGCAAATTAATACCGTCGCCATTGGCAACGGTGGTGCTGGTTACTTTAGTGGCGGTAGGGCTTGGCTTTGATGTTCGCACGGTGGGCGATATGGGGCAGTTGCCAGACAGCTTGCCTGCGTTTTTGTTGCCGAATGTGCCGTTTAATTTGAACACTTTGTGGATTATTTTGCCCTATTCATTGAGCCTTGCAGCGGTGGGATTGTTAGAATCGTTATTGACCGCCAATTTGCTTGATGAAATGACCGAAAGCGACAGTAACAAAAACCAAGAATGCCAAGGGCAAGGCATCGCCAACATTGTCAGCGGTCTGTTTGGCGGTATGGCAGGCTGTGCGATGATTGGGCAATCGGTAATTAACATCAAATCTGGCGGACGCACCCGACTTTCTACGCTGATGGCAGGCATATTTTTGTTGATTTTGGTGGTGTTTTTGGGTGATTGGATTAAAATTATTCCAATGCCTGCACTAGTTGCCATTATGATTATGGTGGCTCTTAGCACCTTTAAATGGCAGTCCATCAAAGAGCTAAAAACGCACCCTTTGGGCTTTAATGTGGTGATGATAACCACCGTTGCTATTGTGGTGTACAGTCATAATTTGGCTTTGGGGGTGTTTTTTGGGGTGTTGTTGTCGGCGTTGTTTTTTGCCAATAAAATTGGGCGTTACATGAAGGTGCTAAATTTGCCTACCGCAGATGAGAGCGATTTGGCGTATGGGGTAACAGGGCAGGTGTTTTTTGCATCAACCGATGATTTTATCGCCAGTTTTGATTTTGATAAAAAAACCGTCAAAACCGTGAGCATTGATGTCAGTCTCGCCCATTTTTGGGACATTTCGGCGGTCAGTGCCTTGGATAAAGTGGTAACACGCTACAAAAAACAAGGGGCAAGCGTGCAAGTTTTTGGCTTAAACGAAGCCAGCAAAACGCTGGTGGATAATTTTGGCAAATCAGACAAAGACGATGTGGATATTTTAGATACGCATTAA
- a CDS encoding Do family serine endopeptidase, with protein sequence MNNTLKNSFFSAIILGSSITAIPMAAQATLPIQVNGQALPSLAPMLEKVRPAVVSIAVEGKTQEDSRYTREIPPEFEFFFGPNADLFGNRSSAPRHFRGVGSGVIINAEKGYIITNNHVIDNADKMTVKLEDGREFNAKLVGSDPLSDVALVQIENPKYLTEIKFADSDKLQVGDFTVAIGNPFGLGQTVTSGIVSALGRSTGKSDEGYENYIQTDAAVNQGNSGGPLINLNGELIGINTAIISPSGGNAGIAFAIPSNMASSLVSQIIEFGEVKRGMLGIKGGELNANLAKEFNISTQQGAFISEVLPDSAAAKAGFKAGDVITEINGQKIHSFSELRAKVATSGVGKELELTYLRDGKQAKTKVTLQSDSEVKTTAENIIPALKGAKFNNYNSKGVKGVEISSVEKGSIAEMRSLKKGDIIIGINRHSVENIADLRKILDAKPSVVALNILRDGGNFYVILQ encoded by the coding sequence ATGAATAACACTCTCAAAAATTCATTTTTCAGCGCCATAATTTTAGGTTCAAGTATTACCGCCATACCAATGGCTGCACAGGCTACATTACCAATACAAGTAAATGGACAAGCACTGCCTAGCCTTGCGCCAATGTTAGAAAAAGTTCGCCCTGCCGTGGTAAGCATTGCAGTTGAAGGTAAAACACAAGAAGATTCTCGCTACACACGTGAAATTCCACCCGAATTTGAATTTTTCTTCGGACCGAATGCCGATCTATTCGGTAACCGTTCATCTGCTCCTCGTCACTTTCGTGGTGTAGGCTCAGGTGTTATCATCAATGCAGAAAAAGGTTATATCATTACGAATAACCACGTTATTGATAACGCAGATAAAATGACCGTAAAACTCGAAGATGGTCGTGAATTTAACGCAAAATTAGTCGGCAGCGATCCACTTTCAGATGTCGCATTAGTTCAGATTGAAAATCCAAAATACCTCACTGAAATTAAATTTGCTGATTCTGACAAATTACAGGTGGGCGATTTTACTGTAGCCATTGGTAACCCATTTGGCTTAGGACAAACCGTAACATCAGGCATTGTTTCTGCACTGGGTCGCTCAACTGGCAAATCCGATGAAGGATATGAAAACTATATCCAAACTGATGCTGCAGTCAATCAAGGTAACTCAGGTGGTCCGCTCATTAACTTAAATGGTGAATTAATCGGTATCAACACGGCAATTATTTCGCCAAGTGGCGGTAATGCTGGTATTGCTTTCGCAATCCCTAGCAATATGGCAAGTAGTCTTGTGAGCCAAATTATCGAATTTGGTGAAGTGAAACGCGGTATGCTGGGTATTAAAGGCGGGGAGCTAAATGCGAATCTAGCGAAAGAGTTTAATATTTCAACGCAACAAGGTGCTTTCATTAGTGAAGTATTACCAGACTCTGCCGCAGCCAAAGCTGGCTTTAAAGCTGGCGATGTGATTACTGAAATTAACGGTCAAAAAATCCATAGCTTCAGCGAATTGCGGGCTAAAGTGGCAACCTCTGGTGTTGGCAAGGAACTCGAACTAACCTATTTACGTGACGGAAAACAAGCCAAAACAAAAGTTACCCTACAATCAGACTCAGAAGTGAAAACCACAGCAGAAAACATTATTCCTGCATTAAAAGGGGCTAAGTTTAACAACTATAACTCAAAAGGGGTTAAAGGCGTTGAAATCTCAAGCGTAGAAAAAGGTTCTATTGCTGAAATGCGTAGCTTGAAAAAAGGTGACATTATCATTGGCATAAACCGTCATTCAGTCGAAAACATCGCTGATTTACGTAAAATTTTAGATGCTAAACCATCCGTAGTTGCACTAAACATCTTGCGTGACGGTGGCAATTTCTATGTGATTTTACAATAA
- a CDS encoding ATP-binding cassette domain-containing protein, which produces MSRENLVEVKHLTFKRGSRVIYDNLNLQVQKGKVTAIMGPSGIGKTTLLRLISGQILPESGEILFDGRDICKANNKELYEIRQRMGMLFQSGALFTDISTFDNVAFPIREHTCLPEELIRKLVLLKLEAVGLRGAASLMPSELSGGMARRVALARAIALDPDLIMYDEPFAGQDPISMGVIVELIKELNQALNLTSIVVSHDVKEVLSIADYAYIVADKRIIAEGTPEMLLESQDPQVVQFLAGKSDGPVRFHYPAKDYTEELFNG; this is translated from the coding sequence ATGTCTAGAGAAAATTTGGTTGAAGTAAAGCATCTGACCTTTAAACGAGGGAGCCGAGTGATTTATGACAATCTCAATTTGCAAGTGCAAAAAGGTAAAGTAACTGCCATTATGGGGCCGTCTGGAATAGGTAAAACTACGTTGTTACGCTTAATTAGCGGTCAAATTTTACCTGAATCAGGCGAAATATTGTTTGATGGCAGAGATATTTGTAAAGCAAATAATAAAGAGCTTTATGAAATTCGCCAGAGAATGGGGATGCTGTTCCAATCAGGTGCGTTATTTACCGATATTTCTACATTTGATAATGTGGCTTTCCCTATTCGTGAGCACACTTGTTTGCCCGAAGAGCTAATTAGAAAATTAGTGCTGTTGAAACTAGAAGCCGTTGGGCTTCGGGGCGCGGCAAGTCTAATGCCTTCCGAATTATCTGGTGGTATGGCGCGTCGTGTCGCACTTGCTCGTGCGATAGCACTAGATCCTGATTTGATAATGTATGATGAACCCTTTGCAGGACAGGATCCGATTAGTATGGGTGTGATTGTAGAGTTAATTAAAGAGTTAAATCAGGCATTAAATCTCACCTCTATTGTTGTATCTCACGATGTAAAAGAGGTGCTAAGTATTGCGGATTATGCTTATATTGTGGCGGATAAACGCATTATTGCAGAAGGAACACCAGAAATGTTACTCGAAAGCCAGGATCCACAAGTAGTGCAATTCTTAGCAGGTAAATCTGACGGCCCCGTGCGTTTCCACTACCCGGCTAAAGATTATACGGAGGAGCTATTTAATGGTTAA